A window of Pusillimonas sp. T7-7 contains these coding sequences:
- a CDS encoding TRAP transporter large permease subunit → MRKEIWFGLSILLAVVIALIVLMPSPADLTNGHLGLLMLGLIVVTIMLGFPTAFTLMGMGVMFTYLAYRGMGPQIAIEQTLDLMVLRTYAVMTNDVLIAVPLFIFMGYLVERANLVERLFKSMHLAMARLPGSLAIATVITCAVFATATGIVGAVVTLMGLLAMPAMMKAGYSVRLTAGAITAGGCLGIMIPPSVLLIVYGAVAGVSVVKLYAGAFFPGLMLALLYVIYIMIVAKISPKSAPPLSEEERRVTLPEFAENIKNSISNRVIPGLLGAMKGKRNINVPMSTLMYNMVIALLPALVFAAAMALTYDIITEPDPVQDSGLVEMGSFSMGNETQFSGGLAEPEGSATLAEPLGAQPLGADVAEADSATEAGGANAEAATEAGARLDAPMSFWITLAVGAVLLLIYYAIFTFARLEIFKMLLSSFFPLALMILAVLGSIVFGFATPSEAAAMGSFGGLLLALAYRRLNLPMLKESVYLAAKTSAMVCWLFVGSSIFSAAFALLGGQAIINDWVLGMNLTPVEFMILAQIVIFLLGWPLEWTEIIVIFMPIFLPLLAHYQIDPLFFGLLVALNLQTAFLSPPVAMSAFYLKGVSPPHVTLNQIFAGMLPFMGIQIIAIVLLYMFPGIGLWLPEVLY, encoded by the coding sequence ATGAGAAAAGAGATATGGTTCGGCCTCTCTATATTATTGGCCGTAGTCATCGCCCTGATTGTGCTGATGCCTTCGCCGGCAGATCTCACCAACGGTCACCTGGGCCTGCTGATGCTGGGCCTGATCGTGGTCACCATCATGCTGGGCTTCCCCACCGCCTTTACCCTCATGGGCATGGGGGTGATGTTTACCTACCTGGCCTATCGGGGCATGGGGCCGCAGATCGCCATCGAGCAAACCCTGGACCTGATGGTGTTGCGTACCTATGCCGTCATGACCAACGACGTGCTGATCGCGGTGCCCCTGTTCATTTTCATGGGCTATCTGGTTGAACGCGCCAACCTGGTCGAGCGGCTGTTCAAAAGTATGCACCTGGCCATGGCCCGCTTGCCTGGCTCGCTGGCTATTGCTACCGTCATTACCTGCGCGGTCTTTGCGACTGCAACGGGTATTGTGGGCGCGGTCGTTACGCTGATGGGATTGCTGGCGATGCCCGCCATGATGAAGGCAGGCTATAGCGTCCGCCTGACGGCCGGCGCCATCACTGCGGGCGGCTGCCTGGGCATCATGATCCCGCCTTCCGTGCTGCTGATCGTATATGGCGCTGTGGCGGGCGTATCAGTGGTCAAGCTGTATGCCGGCGCCTTTTTCCCCGGCCTTATGCTGGCGCTGCTGTACGTCATTTACATCATGATCGTTGCCAAGATCAGCCCCAAATCAGCCCCACCGCTGTCTGAAGAAGAACGCCGCGTAACACTGCCCGAGTTCGCCGAAAACATCAAGAACTCCATCAGCAACCGTGTCATTCCGGGCCTGCTCGGCGCCATGAAAGGCAAGCGCAACATCAATGTACCCATGAGCACATTGATGTACAACATGGTCATTGCGCTGTTGCCCGCCCTGGTCTTTGCAGCAGCCATGGCGCTTACCTACGATATTATCACCGAACCTGACCCCGTCCAGGATAGCGGCCTGGTCGAAATGGGCTCGTTCTCTATGGGCAACGAAACTCAGTTTTCGGGCGGCTTGGCCGAACCTGAAGGCTCGGCCACACTGGCAGAGCCACTAGGCGCCCAACCTCTTGGGGCTGACGTCGCAGAAGCAGATAGTGCCACTGAAGCAGGAGGAGCCAACGCTGAAGCTGCAACAGAAGCTGGTGCCAGACTCGACGCTCCGATGTCGTTCTGGATCACCCTGGCAGTCGGCGCAGTCTTGCTACTGATCTACTACGCCATCTTCACCTTTGCCCGCCTTGAAATCTTCAAGATGCTGCTCAGCTCGTTCTTTCCGCTGGCGCTCATGATTCTGGCGGTACTGGGCAGCATCGTGTTCGGCTTCGCCACGCCATCGGAAGCGGCTGCCATGGGTTCCTTCGGCGGTCTGTTGCTGGCGCTGGCCTACCGGCGACTCAATTTACCAATGCTGAAAGAGTCGGTATACCTGGCGGCCAAGACCAGTGCGATGGTGTGCTGGCTGTTTGTCGGGTCCAGCATCTTCTCGGCAGCCTTTGCACTACTTGGCGGGCAAGCGATCATCAATGACTGGGTGCTGGGTATGAACCTGACCCCGGTCGAGTTCATGATCCTGGCGCAGATCGTTATTTTCTTGCTGGGCTGGCCGCTGGAATGGACAGAAATCATCGTGATTTTCATGCCCATCTTCCTGCCCCTGCTGGCGCACTATCAGATCGATCCGCTGTTCTTCGGTTTGCTGGTGGCCTTGAACCTGCAAACTGCGTTCCTATCGCCGCCTGTAGCCATGTCGGCCTTCTACCTGAAGGGCGTATCACCGCCGCATGTAACACTGAATCAGATCTTTGCCGGGATGCTGCCATTCATGGGCATACAGATCATAGCCATTGTGCTGCTGTATATGTTCCCTGGAATTGGCTTGTGGCTGCCGGAGGTCCTGTACTGA
- a CDS encoding TRAP transporter small permease subunit — MQKFLLTIDRFNTWIGQLFGWLVLALTLFVTYEVFSRYALGNPHAWSFDAMNMMYGGLFMMAGAYTLSKNGHVRGDVLYGFFPPRLQAGLDLTLYILFFFPGVIALVWAGYTYAAESWMINEHSTITADGPPIYPFKAIIPFAGIALLFQGFVEVVYCIQCLKQGYWTKREEDVEEVDVEKLKDMVHVDDKDIKELDQLVIEQEKGKQP, encoded by the coding sequence ATGCAGAAATTTTTATTGACCATAGATCGGTTCAATACCTGGATCGGTCAGCTGTTCGGCTGGCTCGTCCTGGCATTGACGCTGTTCGTCACCTACGAAGTCTTTTCACGCTATGCGCTGGGGAATCCGCACGCATGGTCGTTTGACGCCATGAACATGATGTACGGCGGGCTGTTCATGATGGCAGGCGCTTACACCTTGTCCAAGAACGGGCACGTACGCGGCGATGTGCTTTACGGCTTTTTTCCGCCCCGTCTGCAAGCCGGACTGGACCTGACCTTGTACATTCTGTTTTTCTTTCCGGGCGTCATTGCCCTCGTCTGGGCCGGCTACACCTACGCCGCCGAATCCTGGATGATCAACGAACACTCGACCATCACGGCCGACGGCCCTCCGATTTACCCCTTCAAAGCTATTATCCCCTTCGCCGGCATCGCCTTGCTGTTTCAGGGCTTTGTTGAAGTGGTTTATTGCATACAGTGTCTGAAACAAGGCTACTGGACCAAACGCGAGGAAGACGTCGAAGAAGTCGATGTGGAAAAACTCAAAGATATGGTGCACGTAGACGACAAAGACATAAAAGAACTCGACCAGTTGGTCATTGAACAAGAAAAAGGGAAGCAACCATGA
- a CDS encoding TRAP transporter substrate-binding protein — MKSSAKVDAKSVQPKSSRRQFLGGAAAGTAAAVGMGFPSIVSAQAPTNLRFQSTWPTVDIFHEYALDFAKKVNDMTGGELKIEVLPAGAVVPAFALLDAVSKGTLDGGHGVLGYNYGKQNALALYSSGPAYGMDANMVLAWHKYGGGKELLDELYAEIGGNVVTFLSGPMPTQAFGWFKNPITKTEDLKGLKFRTNGLAIDLFTAMGAAVNALPGGEIVPALDRGLLDGAEFNNASSDRLLGFPDVSKVCMLQSFHQSSETFEITFNKDKYNALPDKMKAIIANAVEAASADMSWKAVSRYSEDYIKLQEDGVKFYKTPDAILQEQLVVWDKIIDEKAKTNPMFKKIEESQRTFAKRAVAWDMDTNNNRRMAYNHYRKAAQNKS, encoded by the coding sequence ATGAAAAGTAGTGCAAAAGTGGACGCCAAATCCGTCCAGCCCAAATCGTCGCGCCGCCAGTTTCTAGGTGGAGCAGCAGCCGGCACAGCCGCTGCGGTAGGAATGGGTTTCCCTTCGATTGTCAGCGCACAGGCGCCCACCAACCTCAGATTCCAGAGCACGTGGCCAACAGTCGATATCTTCCACGAATATGCCCTTGATTTCGCCAAAAAAGTCAACGACATGACAGGCGGCGAGCTCAAGATCGAAGTCTTGCCCGCCGGTGCGGTGGTTCCCGCCTTCGCCCTGCTCGACGCTGTTTCCAAAGGCACGCTCGACGGCGGCCACGGAGTGCTGGGTTACAACTACGGCAAACAGAACGCTCTGGCTCTGTATTCATCGGGCCCCGCCTATGGCATGGACGCCAATATGGTCCTGGCCTGGCACAAATACGGCGGCGGTAAAGAGCTGCTCGACGAACTGTATGCCGAAATCGGCGGCAACGTCGTCACCTTCCTTAGCGGCCCCATGCCCACCCAGGCATTCGGTTGGTTCAAAAACCCCATTACCAAGACTGAAGACCTTAAAGGCCTGAAGTTCCGCACCAACGGTCTGGCCATTGACTTGTTCACAGCCATGGGCGCCGCGGTTAACGCCCTGCCCGGCGGTGAAATCGTTCCGGCGCTTGATCGCGGACTGCTTGACGGCGCCGAGTTCAACAATGCCTCGTCCGACCGCCTGCTGGGCTTTCCCGACGTATCCAAAGTGTGCATGCTGCAAAGCTTCCACCAGTCGTCGGAAACCTTCGAGATCACCTTCAATAAAGACAAGTACAACGCCTTGCCCGACAAGATGAAGGCCATTATTGCCAACGCGGTTGAGGCCGCATCGGCCGACATGTCATGGAAAGCGGTCAGCCGCTATTCCGAGGACTACATCAAGCTGCAAGAAGACGGCGTCAAGTTCTACAAGACACCCGATGCCATCTTGCAAGAACAGCTTGTAGTCTGGGACAAGATCATCGACGAGAAAGCCAAAACCAACCCCATGTTCAAGAAAATTGAAGAGTCGCAACGAACCTTTGCCAAACGCGCTGTAGCATGGGACATGGACACCAACAATAATCGGCGCATGGCCTACAACCACTACCGCAAAGCCGCTCAAAACAAGAGCTAA
- a CDS encoding DUF3348 domain-containing protein, whose amino-acid sequence MAQELPRRTGFSGPALIRLLVSLNDADILEPAQSISDRLSQWLGWSEAIALASALGAAAPAVFSKASRLDEEREYNRVRKVLGDAIAGINTPAPARHRARQSSAVHDKAVAVDTVEFSTYRQRYVSLQQNMETRCTELRGRLRTTLATMSPDMARLAAVDAVMEQALNEREFCVLARVPVLLETRFKRLKQVALEPPADESAAGLSPANRANSWLDVFHQDMQSVLFAELDIRLQPAQGLLAALGPVNTDQGDRVGA is encoded by the coding sequence ATGGCGCAAGAACTGCCACGACGCACAGGTTTTAGCGGGCCGGCGCTCATTCGCCTGCTGGTCAGCCTGAATGACGCCGACATACTCGAGCCCGCACAATCTATTTCAGACCGCCTGAGCCAGTGGCTGGGCTGGTCTGAAGCTATCGCTTTGGCTTCGGCATTGGGGGCCGCGGCGCCGGCAGTTTTCTCCAAGGCCTCCCGGCTGGATGAGGAACGGGAATATAACCGTGTCCGGAAAGTATTGGGCGATGCGATCGCCGGCATCAACACGCCAGCGCCCGCCAGGCATCGAGCAAGACAGTCATCTGCCGTCCATGACAAAGCTGTAGCAGTGGACACCGTGGAGTTCTCGACCTACCGTCAACGCTATGTTTCGCTGCAGCAAAACATGGAAACCCGCTGTACCGAGCTACGTGGGCGCTTGCGTACGACGCTGGCCACTATGTCGCCCGACATGGCCCGCCTGGCTGCTGTGGATGCCGTGATGGAGCAGGCCTTGAATGAACGTGAGTTCTGTGTGCTGGCCCGCGTGCCGGTTTTGCTGGAAACCCGTTTCAAGCGCTTGAAGCAAGTGGCCTTGGAGCCGCCAGCTGATGAATCTGCAGCCGGACTATCCCCGGCGAATCGGGCCAACTCCTGGCTGGATGTGTTCCACCAGGACATGCAGAGCGTATTATTCGCCGAGCTGGATATTCGTTTACAACCGGCTCAAGGGCTGCTGGCGGCCCTGGGGCCGGTTAATACTGATCAAGGAGATCGCGTCGGGGCCTGA
- a CDS encoding DUF802 domain-containing protein → MNRLLHFLIFAAGLAAACWIGAHYLASNPLALAVTALIVVVYLAGATELFRYQQATTSLARALTDLSEVPHSLSEWLDTVPSALRVQVSQRIHGERTGLPRPVLTPYLVGLLVLLGMLGTFLGMVATLRGTGLALESSTDLAAIRASLAAPVQGLGFAFGTSVAGVATSAMLGLLSALCTRDRIRAAQALDAKIASTLRVHSPAHQREEGFKLVQQQTLGMSAVADKLQAMMTAMERHNQSLNEQLEARQEQFHEKTEAAYLRLAASVEQSLKESVTEGVHSAGAAIQPLVEKTMSGLTRDTAALHDTITQAVQQQLAGVTQVFEQRSLSMLDDVSARMDSTVGDLLAAWEQTVATQQEAGAKLAADNQHALTAAVSALEQQAVSLVNTVGQSHQDLQAGLANQDEKRLKAWTSSLSETAAALRKQWEEAGEQAKIQQQEICKVLSQTANDISTQTRAHADSAIAEMTKLAQQAGEAPKAAAGLVAEVRQAFSDSMARDNSMLDERNRLLETSASLLDAMQQASSEQREAIDALVHKSADVLERVGARFTDQARTESERLADAASQITGSAVEVASLGEAFGAAVHLFGESNAALIEHLQRIEAVLEKSITRSDEQLAYYVAQAKEVIDLSVMSQKQIIEELQHAAGKRPSSDSVPA, encoded by the coding sequence ATGAATCGACTTCTTCATTTTCTTATATTTGCCGCAGGGCTTGCGGCAGCCTGCTGGATAGGCGCCCACTACCTTGCCTCGAACCCCTTGGCGCTGGCTGTCACTGCTCTTATTGTGGTGGTTTATCTGGCTGGCGCGACGGAGCTGTTTCGCTATCAACAGGCCACTACGTCTTTGGCGCGGGCACTGACAGACTTGTCCGAAGTTCCGCATAGTCTGAGTGAATGGCTGGATACTGTGCCTTCAGCGCTGAGGGTGCAAGTCAGCCAGCGCATTCACGGAGAACGGACAGGCCTGCCCAGGCCGGTGCTGACTCCCTATCTGGTCGGTTTACTGGTATTGCTGGGCATGCTGGGTACCTTTTTAGGGATGGTCGCGACTTTGCGAGGAACCGGGCTGGCACTGGAAAGCTCAACCGATCTGGCTGCCATACGCGCGTCGCTGGCCGCTCCTGTCCAGGGCCTGGGCTTTGCGTTCGGAACGTCAGTGGCGGGGGTGGCCACCTCGGCGATGCTGGGCTTGCTGTCCGCCTTGTGTACCCGAGACCGGATCCGCGCGGCGCAAGCGCTGGATGCCAAGATAGCAAGCACCTTGCGTGTTCATTCGCCGGCTCATCAGCGCGAAGAAGGCTTCAAGCTAGTGCAGCAGCAAACGCTTGGCATGAGCGCCGTAGCCGACAAGCTACAGGCCATGATGACAGCCATGGAGCGACACAACCAAAGCCTGAATGAACAATTGGAAGCTCGCCAGGAACAATTCCACGAGAAAACCGAAGCCGCATACCTGCGTCTTGCCGCTTCGGTGGAACAATCATTGAAGGAAAGCGTTACTGAAGGCGTACACAGTGCGGGCGCGGCCATTCAGCCGCTGGTTGAAAAAACGATGTCCGGCCTGACGCGTGACACCGCCGCCTTGCACGACACGATTACGCAAGCAGTGCAGCAGCAGCTGGCTGGCGTGACGCAGGTTTTTGAACAGCGCTCGCTCAGTATGCTGGACGACGTCTCGGCTCGCATGGACAGCACGGTAGGCGATTTGCTAGCTGCTTGGGAACAGACTGTTGCCACACAGCAGGAAGCGGGTGCGAAGCTCGCAGCCGACAACCAGCACGCTTTGACTGCCGCTGTGTCCGCCCTGGAGCAGCAGGCTGTTTCGCTTGTAAATACGGTGGGTCAGTCGCATCAGGATCTGCAGGCCGGCCTGGCAAATCAGGACGAAAAGCGCTTGAAGGCCTGGACGAGCTCTTTGTCTGAAACTGCCGCTGCGTTGCGCAAGCAGTGGGAGGAAGCTGGGGAACAGGCAAAAATCCAGCAGCAGGAAATCTGCAAAGTGTTGAGCCAAACCGCCAACGATATTTCCACGCAAACCAGGGCGCATGCCGACAGCGCCATTGCCGAAATGACGAAGCTGGCCCAGCAAGCCGGTGAAGCGCCCAAGGCGGCAGCAGGTCTGGTTGCAGAAGTGCGCCAGGCTTTTTCCGACAGCATGGCTCGCGACAACTCCATGCTGGATGAACGCAATCGCTTGCTGGAAACCTCGGCAAGCCTGCTGGACGCCATGCAGCAGGCTTCGTCTGAACAGCGTGAGGCCATCGATGCCTTGGTGCATAAGTCCGCTGACGTGCTTGAGCGTGTGGGCGCCCGATTTACCGATCAGGCCCGAACTGAGTCTGAAAGGCTTGCCGACGCTGCCAGCCAGATCACAGGCAGCGCGGTCGAGGTAGCCAGCCTGGGCGAGGCATTCGGCGCCGCCGTACACCTGTTCGGCGAATCGAATGCCGCTTTGATCGAACATCTGCAGCGTATCGAAGCCGTATTGGAAAAATCCATCACACGCAGCGACGAGCAGCTGGCCTACT